The following are encoded in a window of Syntrophorhabdaceae bacterium genomic DNA:
- a CDS encoding prepilin-type N-terminal cleavage/methylation domain-containing protein: MKAKNMSGKRMRNGPYRSSPGFTLLEILVAIVILATVVTVVLQLFSANLKTLWMSDDYLTATVLADIRMREVLEGGQVKEGTSSETREGYVMDITVTEALGERTKDFPWKVLEVVLDVSWRKGTKKRSLSLKTYKTVKREVITNEKL; encoded by the coding sequence GTGAAGGCGAAGAATATGTCCGGGAAGAGAATGAGGAATGGACCTTACAGGTCTTCGCCCGGTTTTACACTCCTTGAGATCCTTGTGGCCATTGTCATTCTCGCCACGGTGGTCACTGTTGTCCTCCAACTCTTTTCGGCGAACCTCAAGACACTGTGGATGTCCGACGACTACCTTACAGCAACGGTGCTCGCGGATATCAGGATGAGGGAGGTACTCGAAGGCGGTCAGGTGAAGGAGGGCACGTCAAGCGAGACGAGGGAAGGATATGTGATGGATATAACCGTAACCGAGGCGCTCGGGGAGCGCACGAAGGATTTTCCCTGGAAGGTGCTTGAGGTGGTGCTGGATGTCTCCTGGCGGAAGGGGACGAAGAAGAGGTCGTTGTCTCTGAAGACCTACAAGACGGTCAAGAGAGAGGTGATCACGAATGAGAAGCTGTAA
- a CDS encoding response regulator transcription factor → MRILVIEDDEKIASFIIKGMKAAGCAVDHVTDGREGLGLAMTEPYDSAIVDIMLPGLDGLSVVEEIRKAKVATPVIILSARGSVEDRVKGLQTGADDYLTKPFAFTELLARVQALVRRSTGVTEPMRLAVGDLSVNLINREVKRADRDIDLQPMEFSLLEYLMRNAGRVVSKTMIMEHVWNYDFDPQTNVVEARICRLRDKIDRDFPGKLIHTVRGVGYVLRESP, encoded by the coding sequence TTGAGGATACTGGTTATTGAAGACGATGAAAAGATCGCGTCATTCATTATAAAAGGAATGAAGGCCGCGGGTTGCGCCGTCGATCATGTCACCGATGGCAGGGAAGGCCTCGGGCTGGCGATGACGGAACCTTACGATTCAGCCATCGTCGACATCATGCTCCCCGGCCTTGACGGTCTGTCCGTGGTGGAGGAGATACGCAAGGCCAAGGTGGCTACGCCCGTTATCATCCTCAGCGCAAGGGGTTCGGTGGAAGACCGGGTGAAGGGCCTGCAGACGGGGGCGGACGATTATCTCACCAAGCCTTTCGCCTTCACCGAGCTTCTGGCGAGGGTGCAGGCGCTGGTGCGCCGCTCCACGGGGGTGACGGAGCCGATGAGGCTTGCCGTGGGAGACCTTTCGGTGAACCTCATAAACAGGGAGGTGAAGAGGGCCGACAGGGACATCGATCTCCAGCCTATGGAATTTTCCCTCCTTGAGTACCTCATGCGCAACGCGGGCAGGGTGGTCTCGAAGACCATGATAATGGAGCATGTCTGGAACTACGATTTCGATCCCCAGACGAATGTGGTGGAGGCCCGGATATGCAGGCTCCGGGACAAGATCGACAGGGATTTTCCCGGCAAGCTCATCCACACGGTGCGGGGGGTAGGCTATGTCCTCAGGGAAAGCCCGTAA
- the gspM gene encoding type II secretion system protein GspM gives MKQGNRLLMYAIPAIIVLAGLTVYQYGFVNARREMVSLGETSAARERALTKCMEMIAERPRLEERLGALKEKREAAASKIIEAQTLTLCAAALQETVKGIITGRGGSIASERVEKTERSGTFQVVSISIDVALPDTRALSDILFGIETHTPYIVVREVDTRVRNFRNPRELMVKLRLSSLGGGR, from the coding sequence ATGAAGCAAGGAAATAGGCTTCTCATGTACGCAATCCCCGCGATCATCGTTCTCGCGGGTCTCACCGTTTACCAGTATGGTTTTGTGAATGCCCGCAGGGAAATGGTCTCTCTCGGGGAGACAAGCGCTGCACGGGAAAGGGCGCTTACGAAGTGCATGGAGATGATCGCCGAAAGGCCCCGGCTCGAAGAGAGGCTTGGTGCCTTGAAAGAGAAGAGAGAGGCTGCGGCATCGAAGATTATCGAGGCGCAGACGCTGACGCTGTGTGCGGCGGCTCTTCAGGAGACGGTCAAGGGCATAATCACGGGACGAGGCGGCTCCATTGCCAGCGAACGCGTTGAAAAGACGGAGAGATCAGGCACGTTCCAGGTTGTGAGCATCAGCATAGACGTGGCACTGCCCGACACAAGAGCGTTAAGCGATATCCTCTTCGGTATCGAAACTCATACACCCTACATCGTCGTACGGGAAGTGGACACGAGGGTGCGCAACTTCCGGAATCCCAGGGAACTCATGGTGAAACTGCGCCTCTCTTCGTTAGGGGGAGGGAGATGA
- a CDS encoding PilN domain-containing protein: MKIGPLIPSHPLVLKSLVSLRTVRARLEPLCLRVWTVLNCNLVEGILLPERYLAICIERGGISAAAGERFFNRGRLTGSVRYAFEESEFPTPGDLVTAVSRAINELGHRGSRVLLGIPREWVVIRTAGLPSTVKENIGPVVGYEIDRLTPLTASDAMYDFIVGAEVGETLPIALMAVRKETLNPYVAALAEKGFPPGRISTPSVGMTRLCCRLAGAETAVSLHVGMRGYEGWSIEKGNLTGNFYGSLGEYGEEEDPQGRYDEVRAILHTESAAAGSPLVCLLPENGSGVGDILPDTPHRVIKDSEIMSLFKTSPESAPLAPAAMLFEALSPGMRTFDLARGNAGGKRRASLITALVLATLLVMMVIPYVVVPIEIQKRRIDAIEGQIKARRKDVMEVEGLRKRVEALQGEIDEIEDFKIKRPMLLNVLKGLTSLLPKAAWLTRTRITEETVEIEGYAASATTVLSLLEESDLFRKVEFASPTVKDHRLNSERFVIRMELEGFRKEEAKKEGTVKKDEARK; encoded by the coding sequence ATGAAGATTGGACCCCTGATCCCCAGTCACCCTCTTGTCCTCAAAAGCCTTGTATCCTTGAGGACCGTCAGGGCGAGACTGGAACCCCTGTGCCTGAGGGTGTGGACGGTCTTGAACTGCAACCTGGTGGAAGGCATACTTCTGCCGGAGCGCTATCTGGCGATCTGTATAGAACGGGGCGGCATATCCGCAGCGGCGGGGGAGCGCTTTTTTAACCGCGGGCGGCTTACGGGATCCGTAAGGTATGCCTTTGAAGAGAGTGAATTTCCCACCCCCGGTGATCTTGTAACCGCCGTATCCCGTGCGATAAACGAACTGGGACACAGAGGCTCCCGGGTGCTGCTGGGTATTCCCAGAGAATGGGTTGTCATACGGACTGCGGGGTTGCCCTCAACTGTGAAAGAGAACATAGGGCCAGTTGTGGGTTACGAGATCGACAGACTTACCCCCCTCACAGCCTCCGATGCCATGTATGATTTCATCGTCGGCGCTGAAGTGGGCGAGACGCTTCCCATAGCCCTCATGGCCGTCAGAAAGGAAACGCTGAACCCTTACGTGGCGGCATTGGCGGAAAAAGGTTTCCCACCCGGCAGAATATCAACGCCCTCGGTGGGTATGACGCGGCTGTGCTGCCGCCTTGCCGGGGCCGAAACCGCTGTATCCCTTCACGTCGGCATGCGAGGATACGAAGGATGGTCCATTGAGAAAGGCAACCTGACGGGGAATTTCTACGGTTCCTTGGGCGAATATGGTGAGGAGGAAGACCCGCAAGGACGATACGACGAAGTGCGGGCCATCCTTCACACAGAGAGTGCCGCCGCCGGGTCGCCGCTTGTGTGCCTCCTTCCGGAGAACGGCTCCGGGGTCGGGGATATCCTGCCGGACACCCCCCACAGGGTGATCAAGGACAGCGAGATAATGTCCCTCTTCAAAACAAGCCCGGAGAGCGCTCCCCTTGCTCCCGCGGCTATGCTTTTCGAGGCCCTGTCGCCGGGCATGAGGACCTTCGACCTTGCGCGCGGTAATGCCGGCGGAAAAAGGAGGGCATCCCTGATCACCGCCCTCGTACTTGCTACGCTCCTTGTCATGATGGTGATCCCTTATGTGGTGGTGCCCATTGAGATTCAGAAACGCAGGATCGATGCCATCGAAGGGCAGATTAAGGCCCGCAGGAAGGACGTAATGGAGGTGGAAGGGCTGAGGAAACGGGTGGAAGCCTTACAGGGCGAGATCGACGAGATTGAAGATTTCAAGATAAAGAGACCTATGCTGCTCAACGTTCTCAAGGGGTTGACCTCACTCCTGCCAAAGGCGGCATGGCTCACAAGAACAAGAATCACGGAAGAGACCGTGGAGATCGAAGGTTATGCCGCTTCGGCAACGACCGTTCTCTCGCTGCTCGAGGAATCAGACCTCTTCAGGAAGGTCGAATTCGCCTCGCCCACAGTAAAGGACCACCGGCTCAATTCTGAGCGATTTGTCATCCGCATGGAATTGGAAGGATTCAGGAAGGAGGAGGCAAAAAAGGAAGGGACGGTGAAGAAAGATGAAGCAAGGAAATAG
- a CDS encoding histidine kinase, protein MNFRTKLLVVVAVMIVVSVFLSSVITYLSARRHLESTAKRQMEQTVALIAKQSQIGLDRFKTDMELLAESRLVHHIVRSPGNKALIQEANLTFLDIVKKTSVYQSINLIDRDAWCIASSYPDRIGYSPMRQVVATRPDFRTAVAGKTTISQVLFSHGTGRPNIAVSVPVKQEGRVVAVIRAILDLDQLNDYFLTPQETIHGGKAYFYDPWMETTLPEGWSIPNIIRSKPYMRPDIPDLPEFMASRSGVVSYPSKSGPRLAAFLKTSDPEFLFVIERPLRAVLAPIQTMGKITLVTLVVMLLVITYAVFTMANPLLRRLEKCMIFVRDIESGLLDKKLDTSGTDEISQLARGLNAMTQSLRESRTALEKAERLYRGLFENAVEGIFVTDPEGVILNANPAFATIIGYGSPAEVIGRNVSHHYSSSKRGRLLELLYTRGTARGFEIVFRRRDGLQRTGSIYARADKDEQGKILRIQGILDDITEQKEIERERLRAEEAELRSVQAKLEALRYQINPHFLFNVLNSLSALARISARQTDQLIQQLSRYLRSTISSSESGFVPLRQEMGTIESYLNIEKVRFEDDLQVNIELPPQIMDVQVPELILQPIVENAVKYGTRTSDLPLRITIEGWLTNDNLLLVEITNTGYWVSTEDGERVRKGVGIDNLRKRLNLIYADQYLFQTEEGNGLVRVVVGVPLDTGTRQTRPQA, encoded by the coding sequence ATGAACTTTCGTACCAAACTTCTCGTTGTTGTCGCGGTGATGATCGTTGTCAGCGTCTTTTTATCCTCGGTCATCACTTACCTATCCGCAAGACGGCACCTTGAGTCAACCGCAAAGAGGCAAATGGAACAGACGGTGGCCCTCATCGCCAAGCAAAGCCAGATAGGTCTCGACAGGTTCAAAACCGACATGGAGCTTCTCGCCGAATCACGACTGGTCCATCACATTGTCAGATCTCCCGGGAACAAGGCCCTCATTCAGGAGGCCAATCTGACCTTTCTGGACATTGTCAAGAAAACTTCTGTCTATCAGTCCATCAATCTTATTGACCGGGACGCCTGGTGCATTGCGTCCTCCTATCCCGACCGCATTGGATACTCCCCCATGCGCCAGGTCGTCGCCACACGCCCTGATTTCAGAACGGCAGTTGCGGGAAAAACAACGATTTCACAGGTGCTTTTCAGCCACGGCACGGGGCGGCCCAATATAGCGGTCAGCGTTCCCGTCAAACAGGAAGGCAGGGTTGTGGCCGTGATCCGCGCCATCCTGGACCTCGATCAACTCAATGATTATTTTCTCACACCCCAGGAAACCATACACGGGGGAAAGGCCTATTTCTATGACCCCTGGATGGAGACGACCCTGCCCGAGGGATGGTCTATTCCCAACATCATACGATCCAAACCATACATGCGGCCGGACATTCCCGATCTGCCCGAATTCATGGCAAGCCGCAGCGGCGTCGTCAGCTATCCCTCAAAATCAGGTCCCCGTCTGGCAGCATTTCTGAAGACCTCGGACCCCGAATTTCTGTTTGTGATCGAAAGGCCCCTGCGGGCTGTTCTCGCCCCTATTCAGACAATGGGCAAGATCACCCTGGTCACACTCGTTGTCATGCTCCTTGTTATCACCTACGCCGTTTTCACGATGGCCAACCCCCTCCTGAGAAGGCTGGAGAAATGTATGATCTTCGTCCGGGACATTGAATCCGGGCTTCTCGACAAGAAGCTGGATACAAGCGGCACCGACGAGATCTCCCAACTTGCCCGGGGCCTTAACGCTATGACCCAGAGTCTCCGGGAAAGCCGGACTGCTCTGGAGAAGGCGGAGCGTTTATACCGGGGACTTTTCGAGAACGCGGTGGAAGGGATATTCGTCACCGATCCGGAGGGCGTCATATTGAATGCCAACCCGGCCTTTGCAACCATCATAGGCTACGGCTCTCCCGCGGAAGTCATTGGCAGGAATGTATCCCATCATTACTCCTCCTCCAAGCGCGGCCGACTGCTGGAACTGCTTTATACACGGGGAACAGCCAGAGGCTTCGAAATCGTTTTTCGGCGGCGGGATGGGCTTCAAAGGACCGGATCCATTTATGCCAGAGCTGACAAGGACGAACAGGGAAAGATACTCCGAATCCAGGGTATCCTCGATGATATTACGGAACAAAAGGAGATCGAGAGAGAGCGCCTCCGGGCCGAGGAAGCAGAGCTTCGATCCGTCCAGGCAAAGCTGGAGGCCCTTCGGTACCAGATCAATCCCCACTTTCTTTTCAACGTCCTCAATTCCCTGAGCGCCCTCGCCCGAATAAGTGCGCGACAGACAGACCAGCTCATTCAACAGCTTTCCCGCTATCTGCGTTCGACCATTTCTTCCAGCGAATCCGGTTTTGTGCCCTTGCGCCAGGAAATGGGAACCATAGAGAGCTATCTCAACATCGAGAAAGTCCGCTTTGAGGATGATCTGCAGGTGAACATAGAATTGCCTCCGCAGATCATGGACGTACAGGTGCCTGAACTCATTCTTCAGCCTATTGTGGAAAATGCCGTCAAGTACGGGACGAGAACGTCGGACCTGCCGCTTAGAATAACCATCGAAGGCTGGCTTACCAATGATAACCTCCTTCTCGTAGAGATCACCAACACGGGGTACTGGGTATCGACGGAAGATGGGGAAAGAGTCAGGAAGGGAGTGGGTATCGATAATCTCCGCAAACGCCTGAACCTGATCTATGCCGATCAGTACCTCTTCCAGACGGAAGAAGGCAACGGACTGGTTCGCGTCGTCGTTGGAGTACCGTTAGATACCGGCACCAGGCAAACACGGCCTCAGGCGTGA
- a CDS encoding response regulator, whose protein sequence is MEKDLKTHIRVLIVDDERLARANLKGLLKEHSYVSVVGEARNITEARKILDEVPVDLIFLDIQMPGGSGFDLLEQLEQRPHVVFVTAYDHYATQASGSGALDFLLKPVDPDRLGESLQKALPCHRD, encoded by the coding sequence ATGGAAAAGGATCTGAAAACCCATATCAGGGTCCTCATTGTGGACGATGAACGTCTTGCCAGGGCAAACCTGAAAGGGCTCCTCAAAGAACACTCTTATGTCAGTGTTGTCGGAGAAGCCCGGAACATAACAGAGGCCCGGAAGATCCTGGACGAAGTGCCCGTTGATCTCATTTTTCTGGATATCCAGATGCCTGGAGGGTCCGGATTTGATCTGCTGGAGCAGTTGGAACAGCGGCCGCATGTTGTCTTCGTTACAGCCTACGACCACTATGCCACCCAGGCATCTGGGTCAGGGGCCCTGGACTTTCTCCTCAAGCCCGTCGACCCGGACCGCCTGGGTGAGTCCCTTCAAAAAGCCTTGCCCTGTCACCGCGATTAG
- a CDS encoding HAD family hydrolase, which yields MGFEGVIFDLDGTLVNSLEDIADSMNNVLRGHGFPTRCLEEYKLFVGRGMKNLVVRALPENARDEARVSMCRDSMLEEYGKNYVNKTRPYEGIADLLDELDRRKMKTAVFSNKIDHLTKKMVVSLFPGRRFSAVIGAGAGMPEKPDPKGVLSISRHLGIEPEGLIYVGDSDVDMETARNAGMFPAGALWGFRTKEELVSHGAGCVLRHPLDLLRTINGENGA from the coding sequence ATGGGGTTCGAGGGAGTTATTTTTGACCTCGATGGAACGCTGGTCAATTCACTGGAGGATATAGCCGATTCCATGAACAACGTCCTGAGAGGACATGGTTTTCCGACGCGCTGTCTCGAGGAGTACAAGCTCTTCGTCGGCCGGGGGATGAAAAACCTTGTTGTAAGGGCGCTGCCGGAAAATGCGCGTGATGAAGCCCGGGTCTCCATGTGCCGCGATTCAATGCTGGAGGAATACGGCAAGAATTATGTGAACAAGACACGACCCTATGAGGGGATAGCGGATCTCCTTGACGAGCTTGATCGGCGCAAGATGAAAACCGCTGTCTTTTCCAACAAGATCGATCATCTGACGAAAAAGATGGTGGTGTCACTGTTTCCTGGCCGGCGATTCTCCGCAGTAATCGGGGCCGGCGCCGGGATGCCGGAGAAACCGGACCCGAAAGGTGTTTTGTCGATAAGCCGTCACCTGGGGATCGAGCCCGAAGGTCTGATATATGTGGGCGATTCCGATGTTGACATGGAGACCGCACGCAATGCCGGAATGTTCCCGGCAGGGGCCCTCTGGGGTTTCCGGACGAAAGAGGAATTGGTCTCTCACGGTGCGGGATGCGTGCTCAGGCACCCCCTTGACCTGCTTCGGACCATAAACGGCGAAAACGGAGCATGA
- a CDS encoding prepilin-type N-terminal cleavage/methylation domain-containing protein has protein sequence MRSCKSRPFRSGGFTLLELTISIVLVAMIVIILAASMRAGYRSLEGGERKAESMERLRVSMRLIDSQLQSCLPLTVKEEESLKKSVFIGTSDSMTFATNRSLFSGRKGYVIASYRIERDERGKQVLYLKENTIGMENSRESRLLDGFDAIRFEYLETSKIKGLGGGWSDQMADTSDLPQKVKLHLEQGARKLSLTIPLRTRKPSREDSEEGGTT, from the coding sequence ATGAGAAGCTGTAAGAGCCGCCCTTTTCGGTCGGGGGGTTTCACGCTCCTGGAGCTTACGATCTCCATCGTCCTCGTCGCCATGATCGTCATCATTCTTGCCGCCTCAATGCGGGCCGGATACCGGTCTCTCGAGGGGGGCGAGCGGAAGGCCGAGTCGATGGAACGCCTCAGGGTTTCCATGAGGCTTATCGATTCCCAGTTGCAGTCCTGTCTTCCTCTGACTGTGAAGGAAGAAGAGAGTCTCAAGAAATCGGTGTTCATAGGCACAAGCGATTCGATGACCTTCGCGACAAACCGCTCTCTCTTCAGCGGCCGAAAGGGGTATGTCATCGCCTCATACAGGATCGAAAGGGACGAGAGAGGTAAACAGGTGCTCTATCTGAAGGAAAACACCATCGGCATGGAAAATTCAAGAGAATCAAGGCTTCTCGACGGTTTCGACGCCATCCGCTTCGAATACCTTGAGACCTCGAAGATAAAGGGCCTGGGAGGAGGCTGGTCGGATCAGATGGCAGATACCAGTGACCTCCCGCAAAAGGTAAAGCTCCATCTCGAACAGGGAGCGAGAAAGCTTTCTCTCACCATACCCCTGCGGACCAGGAAGCCTTCCCGGGAGGATTCTGAAGAAGGGGGAACGACATGA
- a CDS encoding ATP-binding protein: MSSGKARKFRNTLAFRLTLWYAGIFAVSSFVAFLLFYMLVTSVVRGRMDQELMSQARRYVVLASTEGLEEARKAAVVESQAAGVRKVFFRMLYSDGVAFSSSNMSYWKDIGIHLSAIRQLVEGADHVFETMDLPERGDEVRILYVMLGPGIILQIGEAVEESSRFLEAFRRIFIVTMAFLIILAAGIGWFMARRAVSGVEAVTRTAREISAGTLGQRVPVKRRGDEIDQLAVTFNEMLDRIEVLVKEMREMSDNIAHDLKSPITRIRGAAEVTLGTSGTMEEFENMAASTIEECDRLLDTINTMLMISRTESGVDRPPQERINAAELVREACDLYEPAASDKGLILTCEIEEGVYVAGDKRMIRRMIANLIDNAIKYTASGGTVDVRLFHDVADRVSLTVSDSGTGISPEDLPRIFDRFYRGDRSRSETGLGLGLSLARAIARAHGGDITVTSAPDKGSTFTVTLPNRTVSGG; encoded by the coding sequence ATGTCCTCAGGGAAAGCCCGTAAATTCCGCAACACGCTGGCCTTCAGATTGACGCTCTGGTACGCGGGGATCTTTGCCGTTTCCTCCTTTGTCGCCTTTCTTCTTTTTTACATGCTCGTCACGTCCGTCGTACGCGGCAGGATGGACCAGGAACTCATGAGCCAGGCCCGGCGCTATGTGGTGCTTGCATCGACGGAAGGCCTCGAAGAGGCGAGGAAGGCCGCAGTCGTGGAATCCCAGGCGGCCGGCGTGAGAAAGGTCTTTTTCCGCATGCTCTATTCCGATGGTGTAGCGTTTTCTTCGTCGAACATGTCCTACTGGAAGGATATCGGCATTCATCTGAGCGCTATCCGGCAGTTGGTCGAGGGGGCCGACCATGTCTTTGAAACGATGGACCTGCCTGAGCGCGGGGACGAGGTCCGTATCCTCTATGTGATGCTCGGCCCGGGCATTATCCTCCAGATCGGTGAGGCCGTGGAGGAGTCGTCAAGGTTTCTGGAGGCCTTCAGGCGCATCTTCATCGTGACCATGGCTTTTCTCATCATTCTTGCCGCCGGTATCGGCTGGTTCATGGCGAGAAGGGCGGTATCGGGAGTGGAAGCCGTGACGCGTACAGCGAGGGAGATATCTGCCGGTACGCTGGGTCAGAGGGTGCCCGTCAAGAGGCGCGGGGACGAGATCGACCAGCTTGCCGTGACCTTCAACGAGATGCTGGACCGCATCGAAGTGCTGGTCAAGGAGATGAGGGAGATGAGCGACAATATCGCCCATGATCTGAAGAGCCCCATCACGCGGATACGGGGCGCCGCGGAGGTGACGCTCGGCACCTCGGGAACTATGGAGGAGTTCGAGAACATGGCGGCAAGCACCATCGAGGAGTGCGACCGTCTTTTGGATACCATTAATACCATGCTCATGATCTCAAGGACTGAGTCCGGAGTGGACCGGCCACCCCAGGAAAGGATAAACGCGGCGGAACTCGTGCGCGAGGCATGTGATCTTTATGAACCAGCCGCTTCCGACAAGGGCCTCATTCTCACCTGCGAGATCGAAGAGGGTGTCTATGTCGCAGGAGATAAGAGGATGATCCGGAGGATGATTGCGAACCTTATCGACAACGCCATCAAGTACACCGCCTCCGGAGGAACCGTCGATGTCCGTCTTTTCCACGACGTTGCGGACCGGGTCTCACTCACGGTGAGTGACAGCGGCACGGGCATCTCTCCGGAAGACCTTCCCCGCATCTTCGACAGGTTTTACCGCGGTGACAGGAGCCGCTCGGAAACGGGCCTCGGCCTCGGCCTCAGTCTTGCGAGGGCCATAGCCCGTGCCCACGGCGGAGACATCACCGTGACAAGCGCTCCCGACAAAGGCAGCACCTTCACCGTCACCCTCCCCAACAGAACCGTTTCAGGCGGCTAA
- a CDS encoding general secretion pathway protein GspK yields MREERIFLHKEGGFALILVLWVVIVLMVIAMSFSLLAKTESRAALFFRDSLAESFLAQAGLERAILEIYYRQENLNKTIVPESGETFRVDGTVIEGDIGDDRYAVKIFNEAGRINLNTMNDENKIILDNLLVNLGVPKETADTIVDSALDWMDNDILHRLNGAEDDYYQSLPNPYKAKNGPFDTVEELLLVKGVTPDILFGTKEQKALIRFVTVYGDVSRINVNFAPKEVIMALPGVSEDRAAKVVDERKQKEFKSLDDVRAIMGGQYSKASSYIDTTESIGYAIDSTGYRKGVRDGHGIRAVVLVPKGGTYEYVYYKTPAETTR; encoded by the coding sequence ATGAGGGAAGAGAGAATATTTCTCCACAAAGAAGGCGGTTTTGCCCTCATCCTGGTGCTCTGGGTGGTCATCGTCCTTATGGTCATTGCGATGTCCTTTTCCCTTCTCGCGAAGACCGAATCCAGGGCAGCCCTCTTCTTTCGCGATTCCCTGGCGGAGAGCTTCCTCGCGCAGGCGGGGCTGGAACGGGCTATTCTGGAGATATACTACCGGCAGGAGAACCTGAATAAAACGATCGTCCCCGAAAGCGGTGAGACTTTCAGGGTTGACGGCACGGTCATCGAGGGCGATATCGGCGATGACAGGTATGCCGTGAAGATCTTCAATGAGGCGGGCAGGATAAACCTCAATACCATGAACGACGAGAACAAGATCATCCTTGATAACCTCCTCGTCAATCTTGGCGTTCCGAAGGAGACGGCGGACACCATCGTTGATTCAGCCCTCGACTGGATGGACAATGATATCCTTCACCGCCTGAACGGTGCCGAGGACGACTACTATCAATCCCTTCCGAATCCCTACAAAGCGAAGAACGGGCCCTTTGATACGGTGGAGGAACTCCTTCTCGTGAAAGGCGTGACGCCGGATATCCTTTTTGGAACGAAGGAACAAAAGGCTCTCATCCGGTTCGTTACCGTCTATGGAGATGTATCGAGGATAAATGTCAACTTTGCACCGAAGGAGGTAATCATGGCTTTGCCCGGCGTATCGGAAGACCGGGCCGCAAAGGTTGTCGATGAAAGGAAACAGAAGGAATTTAAATCCCTCGACGATGTGCGAGCAATAATGGGAGGGCAGTACAGCAAGGCATCATCTTATATTGATACCACTGAATCCATCGGCTATGCCATCGACTCGACGGGTTACAGAAAAGGTGTCAGGGACGGCCATGGTATCCGGGCGGTAGTTCTCGTTCCAAAGGGAGGAACATACGAATATGTCTATTACAAGACCCCTGCGGAGACAACACGATGA